A genomic stretch from Schaalia odontolytica includes:
- a CDS encoding isoprenyl transferase, with the protein MAQWNMLYDMYERRLKAELSDAAVPAHIGVILDGNRRWAKSLGATASQGHRAGAGKISEFLQWSDDAGVSIVTLWLLSTDNLSRDAGELGELLRIICEAVSLLADQGRWKLAVVGDLSLLPENVADDLRSSVARTADVQGMTVNIAVGYGGRHEITEAVRAMMREAAARGETLDELADSFTDANITAHLYTKDQPDPDLVIRTSGEQRLSGFMLWQSVHSEYYFCEVYWPDFRRVDFLRALRSYAQRERRMGK; encoded by the coding sequence ATGGCCCAGTGGAACATGCTCTACGACATGTACGAGCGTCGCCTCAAAGCCGAGTTGTCTGACGCCGCCGTACCCGCCCATATTGGCGTCATCCTGGACGGTAACCGCCGATGGGCAAAGTCACTGGGCGCGACCGCGTCGCAGGGGCACCGGGCGGGTGCTGGCAAGATTAGTGAGTTCCTCCAGTGGTCCGACGATGCGGGCGTCTCGATCGTGACGCTGTGGCTCCTGTCGACCGACAACCTGTCTCGCGATGCGGGAGAACTAGGCGAGCTGCTGCGCATCATCTGCGAGGCCGTGTCGCTCCTAGCGGACCAGGGACGATGGAAGCTGGCCGTCGTCGGTGACCTGTCGCTGCTGCCAGAAAACGTGGCCGACGACCTGCGTTCGTCCGTCGCCCGCACCGCCGACGTGCAGGGCATGACCGTGAATATTGCGGTCGGCTACGGTGGTCGACACGAGATCACCGAGGCCGTGCGCGCCATGATGCGCGAGGCCGCGGCCCGGGGCGAGACCCTCGACGAGCTCGCTGATTCTTTCACTGACGCGAACATCACCGCACACCTGTACACGAAGGATCAGCCCGACCCCGACCTCGTCATCCGCACCTCGGGGGAGCAGCGCCTGTCGGGCTTCATGCTGTGGCAGTCCGTGCACTCTGAGTACTACTTCTGCGAGGTCTACTGGCCGGATTTCCGCCGCGTCGACTTCCTGCGTGCTTTGCGCTCCTACGCGCAGCGCGAACGCCGCATGGGCAAGTAA